One Bradyrhizobium sp. ISRA464 genomic window carries:
- the mazG gene encoding nucleoside triphosphate pyrophosphohydrolase: protein MKPSRDISRLIEIMAALRAPEGGCPWDLEQNFATIAPYTIEEAYEVADAITRGDFDDLRDELGDLLLQVVYHARMAEEQNAFAFGDVVEAITKKMIRRHPHVFADKDGNIQPAGVKSAWERIKAEEKAERAERRQSEETAHSSLLASVKAGLPALTRAMELQRKASTVGFDWNDPRAVLAKIREEADEIEAALDRNDREELAEETGDLMFALVNLARHVDADPETALRSTNAKFERRFAYIERALAAKGRSLEDASLQEMDALWNEAKRANSK, encoded by the coding sequence ATGAAACCATCCCGAGATATCTCTCGCCTCATCGAGATCATGGCCGCTTTGCGGGCGCCCGAAGGCGGCTGTCCGTGGGACCTTGAGCAGAATTTCGCGACGATTGCGCCCTACACGATCGAGGAAGCCTATGAGGTGGCCGACGCGATCACGCGTGGCGATTTCGATGACCTTCGCGACGAGCTAGGCGATCTCCTGCTGCAGGTCGTCTATCACGCCCGCATGGCTGAGGAGCAGAATGCCTTTGCCTTCGGCGACGTGGTCGAGGCGATCACGAAAAAGATGATCCGCCGTCACCCGCATGTGTTTGCCGACAAGGACGGCAACATTCAGCCCGCCGGGGTCAAGAGCGCGTGGGAGCGGATCAAGGCCGAAGAGAAAGCCGAGCGCGCCGAGCGCCGGCAGTCCGAGGAAACCGCGCACAGCTCGCTGCTTGCAAGCGTCAAGGCCGGCCTCCCTGCGCTGACGCGCGCGATGGAGCTGCAGCGCAAGGCCTCGACTGTCGGCTTCGACTGGAACGATCCGCGCGCCGTGCTCGCCAAGATCCGCGAGGAAGCCGACGAGATCGAGGCTGCGCTCGACCGCAACGACAGGGAAGAGCTCGCGGAAGAGACCGGCGATCTGATGTTCGCGCTCGTCAACCTCGCCCGCCATGTCGACGCCGATCCGGAAACCGCATTGCGCAGCACGAACGCCAAGTTCGAGCGGCGGTTCGCTTACATCGAAAGGGCCCTTGCTGCGAAGGGCCGCTCGCTCGAGGATGCATCGCTGCAGGAGATGGACGCGCTGTGGAACGAGGCAAAGCGCGCGAACAGCAAGTGA
- a CDS encoding alkaline phosphatase family protein codes for MGMPKRGRTRGWTTAIGVALSSQVLFAATTFADDDGMHHHDRRIEHVLLLSIDGFHGFDLTNCIASKLCPNLAKLAQHGTTYANASTTKPSDSFPGMLAQVTGGTPKSTGVYYDDSYDRTLFAPASASSAPCASGPGAETNNAENLDKDQHSIDGGVPASLTGSNSAMAIDPNNLPGQLTHKRCAPVWPHNFVRTNTIFQVLHHHHLRTAWSDKHPAYDIINGNDPDSQPADGPGTNIDDFFAPEINSDLSNANVQLINSLGLHSTAPAPATDPNCPGPNCGSDFTSSIDGIEYYDGIKVSAILNELNGFNHMGTVEVGTPAILGMNFQSVSVGQKLKIGGYTDAIGTPSDNLANSIGFVDSSIGLMMNTLQNRGLTERTLVIVSAKHGQSPVDRTKRVALDDAAVIAAPIGSNFAFDIADDGALIWLKDNSGNKTVEAVNALKNFAGDTGIASFLYGDALADMFQDPARDSRAPDIVGITRVGVIYTGGSKIAEHGGFNPDDVHVALLVSKPDLPRSIVSEPVATTQIAPTILRALGLDPEALEAVRKEHTKSLPGLE; via the coding sequence ATGGGGATGCCAAAGCGCGGACGGACGCGCGGATGGACGACGGCAATCGGAGTGGCACTTTCCTCGCAGGTCCTGTTCGCGGCGACGACTTTCGCTGACGACGATGGCATGCATCACCATGATCGGCGCATCGAACACGTGCTGCTCTTGAGCATCGACGGCTTCCATGGCTTCGACCTCACCAATTGCATCGCGAGCAAATTGTGTCCGAACCTGGCAAAGCTTGCCCAGCACGGCACGACTTACGCCAATGCGTCCACCACCAAGCCGTCGGATTCGTTTCCCGGCATGCTGGCGCAAGTGACCGGCGGCACGCCGAAATCAACCGGCGTGTACTACGACGACAGCTACGATCGCACGCTGTTCGCGCCCGCCAGCGCCTCGTCTGCGCCTTGCGCGTCAGGTCCGGGCGCGGAGACCAACAATGCCGAGAACCTGGACAAGGACCAGCATTCGATCGACGGCGGCGTGCCGGCGAGCCTGACCGGGTCCAATAGCGCGATGGCGATTGATCCCAACAATTTGCCGGGTCAACTCACGCACAAGCGCTGCGCGCCGGTCTGGCCGCACAATTTCGTGCGCACCAACACCATTTTCCAGGTGCTTCATCACCATCACCTGAGGACCGCGTGGTCCGACAAGCATCCGGCCTACGATATCATCAACGGCAACGATCCGGATTCCCAGCCGGCCGACGGGCCCGGCACCAATATCGATGACTTCTTTGCGCCCGAAATCAATTCCGATCTGAGCAACGCCAACGTGCAGCTGATCAACTCGCTCGGGCTGCATTCGACGGCGCCGGCGCCCGCCACCGATCCGAATTGCCCCGGGCCGAACTGCGGCAGCGATTTTACGTCGTCAATCGATGGCATTGAGTACTACGACGGCATCAAGGTCTCGGCCATCCTCAATGAACTTAATGGTTTCAACCATATGGGGACGGTCGAGGTGGGTACGCCGGCGATCCTCGGCATGAACTTCCAGTCCGTCAGCGTCGGCCAGAAGCTGAAAATCGGTGGTTACACGGACGCGATCGGCACGCCGAGCGACAATCTTGCCAACTCGATCGGCTTTGTCGACAGTTCCATCGGGCTGATGATGAACACGCTGCAGAACCGCGGCCTGACGGAACGCACCCTCGTCATCGTCAGCGCCAAGCACGGGCAGTCTCCGGTCGACCGCACCAAGCGGGTTGCGCTCGACGACGCCGCGGTCATCGCCGCTCCGATCGGATCGAACTTCGCCTTTGACATCGCGGACGACGGCGCTCTGATCTGGCTCAAGGACAACAGCGGGAACAAGACCGTGGAAGCGGTTAACGCGCTGAAAAACTTTGCCGGAGATACCGGCATTGCGAGCTTCCTCTATGGTGATGCCCTGGCCGACATGTTCCAGGACCCGGCGAGGGACTCGCGTGCGCCTGATATCGTCGGCATCACGCGCGTCGGCGTGATCTATACCGGCGGCTCGAAAATTGCCGAGCATGGCGGCTTCAACCCCGATGACGTCCATGTCGCGCTTTTGGTGTCGAAGCCCGATCTGCCCCGGTCCATCGTGAGCGAGCCGGTCGCCACCACGCAGATCGCGCCTACGATTCTCAGAGCGTTGGGGCTCGACCCCGAAGCGCTCGAAGCCGTGCGCAAGGAGCACACGAAGTCGTTGCCGGGACTTGAATAG
- the hflX gene encoding GTPase HflX — translation MEPFNREGGADRPRLAGNGNTGRVIVIGPYLRARRGDGDARRDASVRDYDARIEEAAGLARAIDLAVVESVVAPISQIRPATYLGKGKVEEFSGLVASNAIELVVMDCALSPIQQRNLEKAWSTKVLDRTGLILEIFGRRAKTKEGALQVELAHLNYQRSRLVRSWTHLERQRGGFGFMGGPGETQIEADRRLISERITKLEDELKKVQATRRLHRAGRQRVPYRVVALVGYTNAGKSTLFNRLTRADVQAADMLFATLDPTLRALNLPHGGKAMLSDTVGFISNLPTQLVAAFRATLEEVLEADIILHVRDISHEDAEAQERDVESVLRQLGIDPDADGGQRIIEVWNKIDRFDPEERENLRNIAARRPPERPCFLVSATSGEGIDELLSAIEDRLAAKRMTLNLSIDASDGAGISWLHRNAEVLNKELHGERFDMTVRVDETKRDIVMSRFDAIPSGA, via the coding sequence TTGGAACCCTTCAATCGTGAAGGGGGCGCCGACCGTCCACGGTTGGCGGGAAATGGCAACACAGGGCGGGTGATCGTCATCGGCCCTTACCTGCGTGCGCGCCGCGGCGACGGCGACGCGCGAAGGGATGCTTCTGTCCGCGACTACGATGCGCGGATCGAGGAAGCCGCCGGTCTGGCGCGGGCCATCGACCTTGCCGTGGTGGAGTCGGTGGTCGCGCCGATCAGCCAGATCCGTCCTGCGACCTATCTCGGCAAGGGCAAGGTCGAGGAGTTCTCCGGCCTCGTCGCCAGCAACGCGATCGAACTCGTGGTGATGGATTGCGCGCTGTCGCCGATCCAGCAGCGCAACCTCGAGAAGGCGTGGAGCACCAAGGTGCTCGACCGCACCGGCCTGATCCTGGAAATCTTCGGCCGCCGCGCCAAGACCAAGGAAGGCGCACTGCAGGTCGAGCTCGCCCATCTCAATTACCAGCGCAGCCGCCTGGTGCGGTCCTGGACCCACCTTGAGCGCCAGCGCGGCGGCTTCGGTTTCATGGGTGGCCCCGGCGAAACCCAGATCGAGGCCGACCGCCGGCTGATCAGTGAGCGCATCACCAAGCTCGAAGACGAATTGAAGAAGGTGCAGGCGACTCGGCGGCTGCACCGCGCCGGCCGCCAGCGCGTGCCATACCGCGTGGTCGCGCTGGTCGGCTACACCAATGCCGGCAAGTCGACCCTGTTCAATCGCCTGACGCGGGCAGACGTACAGGCTGCCGACATGCTGTTCGCGACCCTGGACCCGACGCTGCGCGCGCTGAACCTGCCGCATGGCGGCAAAGCGATGCTGTCGGACACAGTCGGCTTCATCTCCAACCTGCCGACCCAACTCGTGGCCGCATTCCGCGCCACGCTGGAGGAGGTGCTGGAGGCCGACATTATCCTGCATGTGCGCGACATCTCTCACGAAGATGCCGAAGCGCAGGAACGGGACGTCGAGTCCGTGCTGCGCCAGCTCGGTATCGATCCGGATGCCGACGGCGGCCAGCGCATCATCGAGGTCTGGAATAAGATCGATCGCTTCGATCCCGAGGAGCGGGAAAACCTGCGCAACATCGCGGCGCGCCGGCCGCCGGAGCGGCCTTGCTTCCTGGTCTCCGCGACCTCAGGCGAGGGGATCGATGAGCTCCTTTCCGCAATCGAAGACCGGCTCGCGGCGAAGCGCATGACCCTGAACCTGTCGATCGACGCCTCCGATGGCGCGGGTATCAGCTGGCTGCATCGCAACGCCGAGGTGCTGAACAAGGAGCTGCATGGCGAGCGCTTCGACATGACGGTCCGTGTCGACGAGACCAAACGTGACATCGTGATGTCACGATTCGACGCAATCCCGAGCGGCGCGTAA
- the mgtE gene encoding magnesium transporter: MQNSSEAVRSETLVSPNGDLAHERAPEIVEALNAQDPADAARTLQSLPAEKAVEVLDLPGLDNTCEIIAELPTDTAVALLSGVSDDRAADIFKELVEPLRTTLLNQLNPDTRTTISALLAYPERSAGSIMTTEFVSVPSTWTIAEVLHHIRMVERTRETVYSIFVVDPVKKTLIQAVSLRRLISGDPHADVLTAAPARRPLMISPEADRMEAARLISRYDLLAVAVVDGPGHILGIVTVDDVIDAIVEESTEDAQKFGGMEALDEPYLRISFGEMIRKRGGWLCALFLSEMLTASAMQTFQSELEKAIVLTLFIPLIMSSGGNSGSQATSLLIRALALHELRLRDWWRVALRELPTGIALGAILGVIGMARITLWQTLGFFDYGPHWVLVAGTVGAALVGIVTFGSLAGSMLPFVLKRIGFDPASASAPFVATLVDVTGLVIYFGVAAVILRGTLL; this comes from the coding sequence ATGCAGAATTCCAGCGAAGCCGTGAGGAGCGAGACGCTCGTCAGCCCGAACGGGGATCTCGCCCACGAGCGGGCGCCCGAAATCGTCGAGGCACTCAACGCCCAGGACCCCGCGGATGCGGCCAGGACGCTGCAGTCTCTCCCGGCCGAGAAGGCGGTCGAGGTGCTGGATCTGCCCGGGCTCGACAACACCTGCGAGATCATCGCCGAGTTGCCGACGGACACGGCGGTTGCGCTGTTGTCCGGCGTCTCCGACGATCGGGCCGCCGACATCTTCAAGGAGCTTGTCGAACCGCTCCGGACCACACTGTTAAACCAGCTCAATCCGGACACCAGGACCACCATCTCGGCCCTGCTGGCCTATCCGGAACGCAGCGCCGGCAGCATCATGACCACCGAGTTCGTGAGCGTGCCGTCGACCTGGACCATCGCCGAGGTCCTGCATCACATCCGGATGGTCGAGCGCACCCGCGAGACCGTCTACTCGATTTTCGTGGTTGATCCGGTCAAGAAGACCTTGATCCAGGCGGTGTCGTTGCGCCGCCTGATCTCCGGAGATCCTCACGCCGACGTCCTGACCGCCGCGCCGGCGCGGCGTCCGCTGATGATCTCGCCGGAAGCCGACCGCATGGAGGCCGCGCGGCTGATCTCCCGCTACGATCTGCTGGCCGTCGCTGTCGTCGATGGTCCGGGCCATATCCTCGGCATCGTCACGGTAGACGACGTGATCGACGCCATCGTCGAGGAGTCGACGGAGGACGCCCAGAAGTTCGGCGGCATGGAGGCGCTCGACGAGCCCTATTTGCGTATCAGCTTCGGCGAAATGATCAGGAAACGCGGCGGCTGGCTGTGCGCGCTGTTCCTCTCGGAAATGCTCACCGCGAGCGCCATGCAGACGTTCCAGAGCGAGCTGGAGAAGGCGATCGTGCTGACCTTGTTCATCCCGTTGATCATGAGCTCGGGCGGTAATTCCGGATCGCAGGCGACCTCGCTTTTGATCCGTGCGCTGGCGCTGCATGAGCTGCGGCTGCGCGACTGGTGGCGCGTCGCCTTGCGCGAACTTCCGACCGGGATCGCGCTCGGCGCCATCCTCGGCGTGATCGGCATGGCGCGGATCACGCTATGGCAGACGCTCGGCTTCTTCGACTATGGCCCACACTGGGTCCTGGTGGCGGGGACTGTAGGTGCCGCTCTGGTCGGTATCGTCACATTCGGGTCGCTGGCGGGATCGATGCTGCCGTTTGTCCTCAAGCGCATCGGATTCGATCCGGCCAGCGCATCGGCACCGTTCGTCGCGACGCTGGTCGACGTCACCGGCCTCGTCATCTACTTCGGGGTTGCCGCCGTCATCCTCCGCGGTACGTTGCTCTGA
- the hfq gene encoding RNA chaperone Hfq, which translates to MAADRAQNLQDTFLNHVRKTKTPLTIFLVNGVKLQGIVTWFDNFCLLLRRDGHSQLVYKHAISTIMPGAPIQLFEGGEDAPA; encoded by the coding sequence ATGGCGGCAGACCGCGCACAAAATCTACAAGACACCTTCCTTAATCACGTTCGTAAAACCAAAACGCCACTGACGATATTTCTGGTCAACGGAGTGAAGCTGCAGGGAATTGTCACCTGGTTCGACAATTTCTGCCTGCTGTTGCGGCGCGATGGTCATTCGCAACTGGTCTACAAGCACGCGATCTCGACCATCATGCCCGGCGCTCCGATCCAGTTGTTCGAAGGCGGTGAGGACGCACCGGCTTGA
- a CDS encoding class I SAM-dependent methyltransferase — protein MDGLKVTGSGEMTTERVLDPCCGSRMFWFDRQHPDVIYGDKRCETITVTDRSSADGQRTLRIEPDVLMDFRALPYADGNFKLVVFDPPHLTSAGPKSWLAAKYGKLGPDWREDIRLGFSECFRVLAPDGVLVFKWNETQVRVKEVLALTDKKPLFGHPSGRTGLTHWLVFMKD, from the coding sequence ATGGACGGACTGAAAGTTACTGGCTCGGGCGAAATGACGACCGAGCGCGTGCTGGACCCATGCTGCGGCAGTCGCATGTTCTGGTTCGACCGTCAGCATCCTGACGTGATCTACGGAGACAAGCGATGCGAAACAATTACAGTTACGGATCGGTCTAGTGCTGATGGTCAGCGGACGCTGCGCATCGAGCCGGATGTGCTTATGGACTTCCGTGCACTGCCTTACGCGGATGGAAACTTCAAACTAGTCGTATTCGATCCGCCGCACTTGACGAGCGCTGGCCCCAAAAGCTGGCTTGCCGCCAAGTATGGAAAGCTCGGCCCCGACTGGCGAGAAGATATTCGTCTCGGATTCTCGGAGTGCTTCCGAGTTCTAGCACCAGATGGCGTTCTCGTATTCAAATGGAACGAGACACAGGTGAGGGTGAAAGAAGTTTTGGCGCTGACCGACAAGAAGCCTCTGTTTGGTCATCCGAGTGGCCGCACTGGCCTTACTCATTGGCTGGTTTTCATGAAGGACTGA